Proteins from a genomic interval of Anatilimnocola floriformis:
- a CDS encoding sulfatase family protein yields the protein MRPLALCFALLISASAAYSQQPQRPNILFIMSDDHGYQAISAYGSKVNQTPNIDRLAKEGMRFDRCFVTNSICGPARATILTGKYNHLNGFTTNEKKFNGAQQTVAKLLQAGGYQTAMLGKWHLVTDPTGFDHWSILQGQGPYYNPAMKTPNGVVKHTGYTTDIITDQALEWLDKTRDKNKPFLLMYQHKAPHRNWQPPPRYLDKYKDVTIPEPANLFDDYKGRGTAARENQMSIAKHLTPNDLKLTTQAGLGPKQLEIFNKAYEEENKKFEEAKPQGDDLIRWNFQRYVKDYLRCVDAVDDNVGRVLKYLDDNDLAKNTIVIYTSDQGWYLGEHGWFDKRWMYEESFRTPFLIRWPGKIKPGSVNTDLVMNLDYPETFLEAAGLPIPADMQGRSLVPVLEGKTPSDWRKSVYYHYYEFPQPHHVHPHYGIRTDKHKLIHFYTINEWELYDLEKDPNEMQSRYMDPAYEQTVADLKRQLEELRKQYKDDGTVAEFDSLTPKP from the coding sequence ATGCGCCCGCTCGCCCTTTGTTTCGCTCTGCTGATTAGTGCGTCTGCGGCATATTCGCAACAGCCGCAGCGCCCCAACATCCTCTTCATCATGTCGGACGATCACGGCTACCAGGCGATTAGTGCCTACGGCAGCAAGGTGAATCAAACGCCGAACATTGATCGTCTGGCCAAGGAAGGGATGCGGTTCGATCGCTGCTTTGTGACCAATAGCATTTGTGGTCCGGCCCGCGCGACGATTCTCACCGGCAAGTACAACCACTTGAACGGCTTCACGACGAACGAGAAGAAGTTCAATGGCGCGCAGCAAACCGTCGCCAAGTTGCTGCAAGCCGGCGGTTACCAAACGGCGATGCTCGGCAAGTGGCACCTGGTGACCGATCCGACGGGCTTCGATCACTGGAGCATCCTGCAAGGGCAAGGACCGTACTACAACCCAGCCATGAAGACGCCGAACGGCGTGGTGAAGCACACGGGCTATACGACCGACATCATCACCGACCAGGCTCTCGAATGGCTCGACAAAACGCGTGACAAGAACAAGCCATTTCTGCTGATGTATCAGCACAAAGCGCCGCATCGCAACTGGCAGCCGCCGCCGCGTTATCTCGATAAATACAAAGACGTCACGATCCCCGAACCGGCGAATCTGTTCGACGACTACAAAGGTCGCGGCACCGCGGCCCGCGAAAATCAGATGAGCATCGCGAAGCATCTGACGCCTAACGATTTGAAGCTCACGACCCAGGCGGGCCTCGGGCCGAAGCAACTCGAGATCTTCAACAAAGCCTACGAAGAAGAGAACAAGAAATTTGAAGAAGCCAAGCCGCAAGGCGACGACTTAATTCGCTGGAACTTTCAGCGCTACGTGAAGGACTACCTTCGCTGCGTCGATGCCGTGGATGATAACGTAGGCCGCGTTTTAAAATATCTCGACGACAATGATCTCGCGAAAAACACGATCGTGATCTACACGTCCGACCAAGGTTGGTATCTGGGCGAACACGGTTGGTTCGACAAACGCTGGATGTACGAAGAATCGTTCCGCACGCCGTTCCTCATTCGCTGGCCCGGCAAGATCAAGCCCGGCAGCGTGAACACCGACCTGGTGATGAACCTCGATTATCCAGAGACATTCCTCGAAGCAGCCGGCCTGCCGATTCCCGCCGACATGCAAGGCCGCAGCTTGGTGCCAGTGCTCGAAGGCAAAACTCCCAGCGATTGGCGGAAGAGTGTCTATTACCACTACTACGAATTCCCTCAGCCACACCACGTTCATCCGCACTACGGCATCCGGACTGACAAGCACAAACTGATCCACTTCTACACGATCAACGAATGGGAACTGTACGACCTGGAAAAAGATCCGAACGAAATGCAAAGCCGTTACATGGATCCAGCCTACGAACAGACAGTCGCGGATCTCAAGCGACAACTCGAAGAACTGCGCAAGCAGTACAAGGACGACGGCACGGTGGCAGAATTTGATTCGCTCACGCCGAAACCGTAG
- a CDS encoding dihydroorotase has product MPKLLIKNGRLICPDQGLDRVTSLLVEDKRIIAYDIDHADGAEVIDAGGKIVAPGLIDLHTQLREPGLEEDETIESGTAAALAGGYTTIACLPETDPPIDTDSSVEFVRQKAVRAGNCNVYVIGCVSKNREGKELAELGSLAEAGAVAFSDGLNSIQSSELLRRALEYSLMFDKPILHHPESIELSRGGVMHEGKVSLVLGLAGMPPEAEDVMTSRDIRLTEATGGRLHLLNISSSVSVELVRRTKLRGVKLTAGVCAINFTLTDEKLRSFDSHYKLNPPLRSRDHVEACIAGLKHGTLDCISSGHAPRASEKKMQELDLAPFGMSSLETTLPLVITQLIEPGHLDWSTALSKLTINPAKVLGLTKGSKGTLRIGADADITIIDPTTRWTIDPTQFKSKSSNTPLAGMEVIGRATHTIVCGEVKYAA; this is encoded by the coding sequence ATGCCAAAACTTCTCATTAAAAACGGCCGCCTGATTTGTCCCGACCAGGGCCTCGATCGCGTTACTTCGTTGCTCGTCGAAGACAAACGGATCATCGCTTACGACATCGACCACGCGGACGGCGCCGAAGTCATCGATGCCGGCGGCAAGATTGTCGCGCCGGGTTTGATTGATCTGCACACACAGCTGCGCGAACCGGGGCTGGAAGAAGATGAAACGATCGAGTCAGGCACGGCTGCGGCGCTGGCCGGTGGTTACACGACCATCGCTTGTTTGCCGGAGACCGATCCGCCGATCGACACCGACTCGAGTGTGGAGTTCGTCCGGCAGAAGGCCGTTCGTGCTGGCAATTGCAATGTCTATGTCATTGGCTGCGTGAGCAAGAATCGCGAAGGAAAAGAACTCGCCGAGCTCGGTTCGTTGGCGGAAGCCGGAGCCGTGGCATTTAGCGATGGCTTGAACTCGATCCAAAGCAGCGAGTTGCTGCGGAGGGCGCTCGAATACAGCTTGATGTTCGACAAGCCAATTCTGCATCATCCGGAGTCGATCGAACTCTCGCGCGGTGGTGTGATGCACGAGGGAAAGGTTTCGCTGGTCCTCGGTCTTGCCGGCATGCCACCCGAAGCCGAAGACGTGATGACCAGCCGCGACATCCGCCTGACCGAAGCCACCGGCGGCCGACTGCACTTGCTCAACATCAGCAGTTCCGTGAGCGTCGAGCTCGTTCGCCGCACCAAGCTTCGCGGCGTGAAGCTGACCGCCGGCGTTTGTGCGATCAACTTCACGCTGACCGACGAAAAGCTTCGTTCGTTCGATTCGCACTACAAGCTGAATCCGCCGCTCCGCTCGCGCGACCATGTCGAGGCCTGCATCGCCGGTCTGAAGCACGGCACGCTCGACTGCATTTCCTCCGGCCACGCGCCGCGAGCTTCCGAAAAGAAAATGCAAGAGCTCGACCTCGCCCCCTTCGGTATGAGCAGCTTGGAAACGACGTTGCCGCTGGTCATCACGCAGCTCATCGAGCCAGGCCATCTCGATTGGTCTACGGCTCTTTCGAAACTCACCATCAACCCAGCCAAAGTCTTGGGGTTAACCAAAGGCTCGAAGGGAACGCTCCGCATCGGCGCCGATGCCGACATCACCATCATAGATCCGACGACGCGCTGGACGATCGATCCCACGCAGTTCAAATCAAAGAGCAGCAACACACCGCTCGCTGGGATGGAAGTTATCGGCCGCGCGACGCACACGATTGTGTGTGGGGAAGTAAAGTACGCGGCGTAG
- a CDS encoding aspartate carbamoyltransferase catalytic subunit: protein MTAAAAEFEKIPAVWTRRHLLDLESLSPEELTCILDAADRFKAATDDCRRKISVLTGRTLANLFFENSTRTRNSFSLAARRLGADTVEFSSSGSSTAKGETVIDTAKNIEAMNVDAMVIRHRTPGSPYLLAKSVDCAVVNAGDGPHEHPTQGLLDILTIRQRRGSLQGLTVALVGDIAHSRTARSNIWGLKKLGAHVILCGPATLVSRRWEEFGVEVAYRLDDIIERCDVLNLLRIQFERQYTRPFPSVREYALLYAMNRDRMRHAKQDILIMAPGPINRGVEITPDVADGPHSVILEQVTNGIAVRMAVLWLTMNAAAV from the coding sequence ATGACTGCCGCCGCGGCTGAGTTTGAGAAGATCCCTGCCGTTTGGACCCGCCGGCATTTGCTTGATTTGGAAAGTCTGTCGCCCGAGGAATTGACCTGTATCCTCGACGCCGCCGATCGCTTCAAAGCGGCCACCGACGATTGCCGCCGCAAAATCAGTGTCCTCACCGGCCGGACGCTGGCCAATCTCTTTTTTGAAAACAGCACGCGGACGCGGAATAGTTTTTCGCTGGCCGCGCGGCGCCTCGGGGCTGATACCGTCGAGTTTTCTTCCTCGGGGAGCAGCACGGCCAAGGGAGAGACGGTCATCGACACGGCGAAGAACATCGAAGCCATGAACGTCGATGCCATGGTCATCCGGCATCGCACGCCGGGCTCGCCGTACCTGCTTGCCAAGAGTGTCGACTGTGCGGTGGTGAACGCCGGCGACGGTCCGCATGAGCACCCGACGCAAGGGCTGCTCGATATTCTCACCATCCGCCAACGCCGCGGCAGTCTGCAAGGACTGACGGTGGCCCTCGTCGGCGACATCGCTCACAGTCGCACTGCCCGCTCGAACATTTGGGGTCTTAAGAAACTCGGCGCTCACGTCATTCTCTGCGGACCGGCCACGCTCGTCTCGCGCCGCTGGGAAGAATTCGGCGTGGAAGTGGCGTATCGGCTGGACGATATTATCGAGCGCTGCGACGTGCTCAACTTGCTCCGCATTCAATTCGAACGCCAATACACCAGGCCGTTCCCCAGCGTCCGCGAGTACGCGCTCCTCTATGCCATGAACCGCGATCGGATGCGGCATGCGAAGCAGGACATCCTGATCATGGCCCCCGGCCCGATTAATCGCGGCGTGGAGATTACGCCCGACGTCGCCGACGGGCCGCATAGCGTCATTCTCGAGCAAGTCACCAATGGCATCGCGGTGCGCATGGCAGTGCTATGGCTGACAATGAACGCAGCGGCGGTTTAG
- a CDS encoding tetratricopeptide repeat protein yields MSRNLRTWLALVLLALAAPVFAAETTDQLLDRFVSELSTRKNLPAEAVKQVTDLVKILRADSEGKSLAVTEALRALDKDYQQALTDLGDENLAAALPALAKLSASEDPWLAADAAYFLARGYLIGERFESAMPLLDQLRTKLADRSLHQGEALFLQGVAQIQLLKHKDAMASLNKFIKDYPDAPERMRVAAARQVEQLKLVEEGTLSDVQLRMDYSRRKLGLEDTGKDTREQQDKIISMLAKLIKEAEEKESQGKGSGKPMGEKQPGQGEGGEGEGQGQGEGQGQGGNSGGGSKGTDGEAVKRLHRGGPQSPWSHLRDKDRDPVYNAIREKFPGRYQQLIEQYYKSFQDETDG; encoded by the coding sequence ATGTCTCGCAATCTTCGCACTTGGTTGGCGCTCGTGCTGCTCGCGCTCGCTGCTCCCGTGTTCGCGGCCGAAACGACCGATCAATTGCTCGATCGTTTCGTCAGCGAGCTCTCGACTCGCAAAAATCTGCCCGCCGAAGCGGTCAAGCAAGTCACCGATCTGGTGAAAATCCTCCGGGCCGATTCCGAAGGAAAATCACTCGCGGTTACCGAAGCCCTCCGAGCTCTCGACAAAGATTATCAGCAAGCACTGACCGACCTCGGTGATGAAAACCTCGCCGCCGCCCTGCCAGCCCTTGCCAAGCTCTCGGCTTCGGAAGATCCCTGGCTGGCTGCCGATGCAGCGTACTTTCTCGCTCGCGGTTACTTGATCGGCGAACGCTTTGAAAGCGCCATGCCGCTCCTCGATCAGCTCCGCACCAAGTTGGCCGATCGCTCGCTCCACCAGGGCGAAGCGCTCTTCCTGCAAGGTGTCGCGCAGATCCAGTTGCTCAAGCACAAAGACGCGATGGCTTCGCTCAACAAGTTCATCAAGGACTATCCCGATGCTCCCGAGCGGATGCGAGTCGCTGCCGCCCGTCAGGTGGAACAGCTGAAGCTTGTTGAAGAAGGAACCCTCTCGGACGTGCAGCTCCGTATGGACTACAGCCGCCGTAAGCTCGGCCTTGAAGATACCGGCAAGGACACTCGCGAACAGCAAGATAAAATCATCTCGATGCTCGCCAAGCTCATCAAAGAAGCCGAAGAGAAAGAATCGCAAGGCAAGGGGAGCGGCAAACCGATGGGCGAAAAGCAGCCCGGCCAAGGCGAGGGTGGTGAAGGCGAAGGCCAAGGGCAGGGCGAAGGCCAGGGACAGGGTGGCAACTCCGGCGGCGGCAGCAAAGGCACCGACGGCGAAGCGGTGAAACGCCTCCATCGTGGCGGCCCACAAAGCCCCTGGAGCCATCTCCGCGACAAGGATCGCGATCCGGTCTACAACGCCATTCGCGAAAAGTTTCCCGGCCGTTATCAACAGTTGATCGAGCAATACTACAAGAGCTTTCAGGACGAAACCGACGGCTAG
- a CDS encoding NPCBM/NEW2 domain-containing protein: MAQEQTPEHPQITLLDGKTVATPNLSVAAGAVSGTDIPAGTTLDDLQLIQLTAAPVLPPLEKPAIIVDLVGGGSIGAKQVTLADDQCIITWAGGDPLKVSIDALRAIRLQPTIDSEEFNKSLAAPAADVDRLFVKVEGKIDSLTGLMSKLTETEISLEIDGQVRNLPRDRVLGVVISQAAPETRLPRCTFHLRDGSVLGGDLISLQGNKAQVQVGGNSQIALPWDTVQRVVVRSSRVLFLSDLKPTAVKQQAFVTLARPWQKDRSVTGKPLTLGTRVFDKGIGVQSHNELTFDVPDDFDSLNATIGIDADAAGKGDCLIEVMVDGQKLLSERVRGNEPPRDIQVPLKNARASSLAGTRQITLVVLPGADLDLADHADWALVRLLKNKK, from the coding sequence GTGGCTCAGGAACAAACTCCTGAGCATCCGCAGATAACATTGCTCGACGGAAAAACCGTTGCCACGCCGAACCTGAGTGTCGCCGCGGGCGCTGTTTCCGGCACCGACATTCCCGCCGGCACCACGCTCGACGACCTGCAACTGATTCAACTGACGGCAGCGCCGGTTCTGCCACCCCTCGAGAAGCCCGCCATCATCGTCGATCTGGTCGGCGGCGGTAGCATCGGCGCCAAGCAAGTCACACTGGCTGACGATCAATGCATCATTACCTGGGCCGGTGGCGATCCGCTCAAAGTCTCGATCGATGCCCTCCGCGCCATTCGTTTACAACCGACGATCGACAGTGAAGAATTCAACAAGTCCCTCGCCGCGCCGGCTGCCGATGTCGATCGCCTGTTCGTGAAGGTCGAAGGCAAAATCGACAGCCTGACGGGCTTGATGAGCAAATTGACGGAAACCGAAATCTCGCTCGAAATCGACGGTCAGGTTCGCAACTTGCCTCGCGATCGCGTGCTGGGTGTGGTCATCTCTCAAGCCGCTCCGGAAACACGTTTGCCGCGGTGCACGTTTCATTTGCGCGATGGCTCGGTCCTGGGTGGCGATCTGATTTCCCTGCAAGGAAACAAAGCTCAGGTGCAGGTCGGCGGCAACAGCCAAATTGCCCTTCCCTGGGATACTGTGCAACGCGTGGTTGTTCGCTCCTCACGCGTGCTGTTCCTTTCCGATCTCAAGCCCACTGCCGTCAAGCAACAAGCGTTCGTCACTCTCGCTCGACCCTGGCAAAAAGATCGCAGCGTCACCGGCAAGCCGCTGACACTCGGCACACGCGTCTTTGACAAGGGCATCGGCGTGCAATCGCACAATGAGTTGACCTTTGATGTCCCCGATGATTTCGACTCGCTGAATGCCACCATCGGCATTGATGCCGACGCGGCCGGCAAGGGTGACTGCCTCATTGAAGTTATGGTCGATGGCCAGAAACTCCTTTCCGAACGAGTTCGCGGCAACGAGCCGCCGCGCGACATTCAAGTGCCGTTAAAAAACGCCCGTGCTAGTTCGCTCGCTGGCACTCGACAAATCACGCTCGTCGTCCTGCCCGGCGCCGATCTCGATCTTGCCGATCATGCCGACTGGGCTCTTGTCCGCTTGCTGAAGAACAAAAAATGA
- a CDS encoding S1C family serine protease, whose protein sequence is MNVRTWLRCFVALLITASSTLSPLANAADEEITPAELAAIRAAEEARITAISNVYGSVVAIYGNDRKGGGSGVLYDPAGYALTNHHVVAGAGVDGWAGLADGLLYRWKLIGTDPGGDVAIIQLEAKEKGKKFPIAPLADSERVRVGDWAMAMGNPFVLAEDQRPTVTLGIVSGVHRFQAGSGLNQLVYGNCIQVDSSINPGNSGGPLFNLHGEVIGINGRGSFEERGRVNVGLGYAISANQVRNFIPELLSTKLAQHGTLDAQFANRLGGVICQSVNLDSPAAKAGLELSDRLVSFEGVKIADANQFTNIVSTYPAGWPVTFTVEKEGKNQRTITVRLTSLPYEPIVKEQPKIQPVPEEKKSEDKKPDDKKPEEKPAEKKPEEKPAEKPAEPTAAQEEKKSEEKKDEEKKEEPKNDKPADKPDVPKNPMPQIKMPPAKPDFGKAGEVRNKKLNETIARELAGWWQATSRESSSSESDGLSIASDIFRQQEKVGTQSMHISSEGGILVSYEIDGKQTRVGYDGKVYWLQSGDNASQEVTTAKAHRDPHFAQAVVLCGLLQPEIWQAAGKLSLAGSDKAAGRLCYRLELTDADSEELCVWLSVVNEQLQPQIQLVKTGVGIDDDEPIASTIYRQWKRAGNYDLPTERVLVRKLAEVEQLRIVTTQIATLSPAKAIFQTPKKAD, encoded by the coding sequence ATGAACGTCCGCACTTGGTTGCGATGCTTCGTAGCTTTGTTGATTACAGCGTCTTCCACGCTGTCTCCACTAGCAAACGCCGCCGATGAAGAAATCACGCCGGCCGAACTGGCTGCCATCCGCGCCGCTGAAGAAGCTCGCATCACGGCGATCAGCAATGTTTACGGCTCGGTCGTGGCTATCTACGGGAACGATCGCAAAGGTGGCGGCTCGGGCGTGCTCTACGATCCCGCCGGTTACGCCCTGACGAATCACCACGTTGTCGCCGGCGCTGGTGTCGATGGCTGGGCCGGTCTCGCCGATGGTTTGCTCTATCGCTGGAAGTTAATCGGCACCGATCCCGGCGGTGACGTCGCCATCATTCAGCTCGAAGCCAAGGAGAAGGGGAAGAAGTTTCCAATTGCACCCCTCGCCGATTCCGAACGCGTGCGCGTCGGCGACTGGGCGATGGCCATGGGCAATCCGTTTGTCCTCGCCGAAGATCAGCGCCCCACGGTCACGCTCGGCATCGTCAGCGGTGTGCATCGCTTTCAAGCCGGCTCGGGCCTGAATCAACTCGTCTACGGCAACTGCATTCAGGTCGACAGCTCGATCAACCCGGGCAACTCCGGCGGCCCGCTGTTCAACCTGCACGGCGAGGTGATCGGCATCAACGGTCGCGGCAGCTTCGAAGAGCGCGGCCGCGTCAACGTCGGCCTGGGCTACGCGATCTCGGCCAATCAGGTTCGCAATTTCATTCCTGAGCTCCTCTCCACCAAGCTCGCCCAGCACGGCACGCTCGACGCTCAGTTCGCCAATCGACTGGGCGGCGTCATCTGCCAGTCGGTCAATCTCGACTCGCCTGCCGCGAAGGCCGGGCTCGAGCTCAGCGATCGCCTGGTTTCGTTCGAAGGCGTGAAGATCGCCGACGCCAATCAGTTCACCAACATCGTGTCGACCTATCCTGCCGGCTGGCCGGTGACGTTCACGGTCGAAAAGGAAGGGAAGAATCAGCGCACGATCACCGTGCGTCTGACTTCACTCCCCTACGAACCGATCGTCAAGGAACAGCCGAAGATCCAGCCGGTTCCCGAAGAAAAGAAATCCGAAGACAAAAAGCCCGACGATAAAAAACCGGAAGAGAAACCTGCCGAGAAGAAGCCAGAAGAAAAGCCTGCCGAAAAACCAGCGGAACCAACAGCGGCTCAGGAAGAAAAGAAGAGCGAAGAAAAGAAAGACGAAGAGAAAAAGGAAGAACCGAAAAACGACAAGCCAGCCGACAAGCCCGACGTACCGAAGAACCCGATGCCGCAAATCAAGATGCCGCCGGCCAAGCCTGACTTCGGCAAGGCTGGTGAAGTGCGCAATAAGAAGCTGAACGAGACGATCGCCCGCGAATTGGCTGGATGGTGGCAGGCAACGAGTCGTGAGAGCAGTTCGTCCGAGTCAGACGGCCTCAGCATCGCCAGCGATATTTTCCGCCAACAGGAAAAGGTCGGCACGCAATCGATGCACATCAGCTCGGAAGGCGGAATCCTCGTCAGCTATGAGATCGATGGTAAGCAGACACGCGTCGGCTATGACGGCAAAGTCTATTGGCTGCAGTCTGGCGATAATGCTTCACAGGAAGTGACGACGGCGAAGGCTCATCGCGATCCGCATTTCGCCCAAGCTGTCGTCCTCTGCGGTTTGCTGCAGCCGGAGATCTGGCAGGCGGCGGGCAAGTTGAGTCTGGCTGGTTCCGACAAAGCAGCCGGCCGTCTCTGCTATCGTCTCGAACTGACCGATGCTGACAGCGAAGAGCTGTGCGTTTGGCTGAGTGTGGTCAACGAACAACTGCAACCGCAAATCCAACTCGTAAAGACCGGCGTCGGTATTGATGACGACGAGCCGATCGCGAGCACAATTTATCGCCAATGGAAACGGGCCGGCAACTACGACCTGCCAACCGAGCGCGTCCTGGTGAGAAAGCTCGCTGAAGTGGAACAGCTGCGGATCGTGACGACACAGATCGCGACGCTTTCTCCTGCGAAAGCAATTTTCCAAACGCCGAAGAAAGCCGACTAA
- a CDS encoding S1C family serine protease → MNTPAIKTICLMLSLVSLSLTCGRPTRAQEPDNGPFADAVAAAQKRVVKIYGATIGRSPGYATGIIVSPDGQIITATGVHLSEGSVRVTMPDGSQQHAEVVRRSNSLQTALIKVSVPTPDFFAIPEQPAAKKGDWVLAVSNAFKVAEGAEPLSVNIGVLSLRVRLDARRGYNDFPYEDDVFLIDAITSNPGAAGGAVVNAQGELVGLVGKVIEGKTTGTRLNYAVPADLLQRFIRGEEPAPAVVENTTPSGGKGELGIRLFALGGRKSPAYIDRVLPGSPAAEAGFKTDDLVTSINGEVVRDSGDFRRLTEALQAGVDVKVEVKRKNDLISVVVKPAAIKAP, encoded by the coding sequence ATGAACACTCCTGCAATCAAAACGATTTGCCTGATGTTGTCGCTCGTGAGTTTGTCGCTTACATGCGGCAGGCCTACTCGCGCGCAAGAGCCCGACAACGGCCCCTTTGCCGATGCGGTGGCCGCGGCGCAGAAGCGTGTGGTAAAGATCTACGGCGCGACGATCGGTCGGTCGCCCGGTTATGCGACCGGAATCATTGTTTCGCCTGATGGCCAGATCATTACTGCCACCGGCGTGCATCTGTCGGAGGGAAGCGTCCGCGTGACGATGCCCGACGGCAGTCAGCAACATGCGGAAGTGGTGCGTCGCAGCAATTCGTTGCAAACCGCGCTGATCAAAGTGAGCGTGCCCACACCGGACTTCTTTGCCATTCCGGAGCAACCCGCCGCCAAGAAAGGCGATTGGGTTCTCGCGGTCAGCAATGCATTCAAAGTGGCTGAAGGGGCCGAACCGCTGAGCGTGAATATCGGCGTCCTTTCGCTCCGTGTGCGTCTCGATGCTCGCCGCGGTTACAACGATTTTCCCTATGAGGACGACGTCTTTCTGATCGATGCCATCACGAGCAACCCTGGCGCAGCCGGCGGCGCGGTGGTGAATGCCCAGGGTGAACTTGTCGGCCTTGTTGGCAAAGTGATCGAAGGCAAAACAACCGGCACCAGGCTCAATTACGCGGTCCCTGCCGATCTGCTGCAGCGATTCATCCGTGGCGAAGAACCAGCGCCCGCCGTGGTCGAAAACACCACACCCTCGGGTGGCAAAGGCGAACTCGGCATCCGCCTGTTCGCCCTCGGCGGTCGCAAGAGCCCGGCTTACATCGATCGCGTGTTGCCCGGCAGCCCTGCTGCCGAAGCGGGCTTCAAGACCGATGATCTGGTCACCTCGATCAACGGCGAAGTGGTCCGTGACTCCGGCGATTTCCGCCGCCTGACCGAAGCGTTGCAAGCCGGCGTAGACGTCAAAGTGGAAGTGAAGCGAAAGAATGATCTCATCAGCGTGGTGGTGAAGCCCGCAGCGATCAAAGCACCTTAA
- a CDS encoding S1C family serine protease: MPTKYLSRLLSLVLAGLPVLGSAQEKPATKADQLQIVQGTLLAPKAFRAAAKRVLPSMVTIEGIGGLASGVSAAGIQAPGEGPTSGLIISADGYIVTSTFNFIRKPPIITVTLASGERKVATLLGRDETRKICLLKIDGMNNLPVPTWAERQQLRVGQWTVALGIGFGGNEPALTAGIISATSRIGGKAVQTDANLSPANYGGPLIDLEGRVIGISVPLNPQSKEEGSGVDWYDSGIGFAVPIGGNEKIIDALKAGKTLQPPFLGVQSEPRGTPPSGAHVLQVVPKSPAEAAGIKSGDQLQAIDGTEILDVTHLQSVIARYNAGDKATIKIVRGEEKLEVTPEFGTPPAQAKPATPGKK; this comes from the coding sequence ATGCCGACCAAATATCTCTCGCGTTTGCTGTCGCTCGTCCTCGCCGGCTTGCCGGTCCTTGGCAGCGCTCAGGAAAAGCCCGCCACCAAAGCTGATCAACTCCAGATCGTCCAAGGCACGCTGCTCGCGCCCAAGGCCTTTCGCGCCGCGGCCAAGCGGGTGCTGCCTTCGATGGTCACCATCGAAGGAATCGGCGGTCTGGCTTCAGGCGTTTCGGCGGCCGGCATCCAGGCTCCCGGCGAAGGACCGACGAGCGGCTTGATCATTTCCGCCGACGGCTACATCGTGACGAGCACTTTCAATTTCATCCGCAAGCCACCGATCATTACCGTGACTCTGGCCAGCGGCGAACGGAAAGTCGCGACGCTGCTCGGCCGCGACGAAACTCGCAAGATCTGCCTCCTCAAAATCGACGGCATGAATAATCTGCCGGTTCCGACCTGGGCCGAGCGCCAGCAGTTGCGCGTGGGCCAGTGGACGGTCGCACTGGGCATTGGTTTCGGCGGCAATGAACCGGCTCTTACGGCGGGAATTATTTCCGCAACCAGTCGCATCGGCGGCAAAGCCGTGCAAACCGACGCAAATCTCAGCCCGGCCAACTACGGCGGACCCCTCATCGATCTCGAAGGCCGCGTCATCGGCATCAGCGTGCCGCTAAATCCGCAATCGAAAGAAGAAGGCTCCGGTGTCGACTGGTACGACTCGGGCATCGGCTTCGCAGTGCCGATCGGCGGCAACGAAAAGATCATCGATGCGTTGAAGGCCGGTAAGACGCTCCAGCCGCCGTTCCTCGGCGTGCAAAGCGAACCGCGCGGTACTCCGCCCAGCGGCGCTCACGTGCTGCAAGTCGTTCCCAAGTCGCCAGCCGAAGCGGCGGGGATCAAATCGGGCGATCAGCTGCAAGCCATCGACGGCACCGAGATTCTCGACGTCACGCATTTGCAGTCGGTCATCGCCCGCTATAACGCCGGCGACAAAGCGACGATCAAGATCGTGCGCGGCGAAGAAAAACTCGAAGTCACCCCCGAGTTCGGAACGCCGCCGGCGCAAGCAAAACCGGCGACGCCAGGCAAAAAGTAA